The Streptomyces sp. NBC_00775 genome includes the window CTGGCGCAGACTGCGGACCCCCAGCACAGAGACCCCCGGCACCAGTGAGGCCTCGGCCGCCGCGCACTCGGGCACCACCACCTGCTCGTATCCCGCGTCCGCCGCGGCCAGCACCGCGGGCAGCACGCCGCGCACCGGCCGTACCCGTCCGTCGAGTCCGAGCTCCCCGATCATCACGATGTCGGAGAGCACCCTGGGATCGATCCGCTCCGAGGCACCGAGCACCGCGCAGGCGACAGCAAGATCGAATCCGCTGCCGCCCTTCGGCACCGACGCCGGACTCAGCCCCACCGTGAGCTTCTTCTGGGGCCACGTCGCGCCGGAGTTCACCACCGCCGCCCGAACCCGGTCCTTGCTCTCCGTCAGGCTCTTGTCGGGGAGACCGACCAGGGTGAAGGCCGCGACGCCCGGCTCCAGGTCGGCCTGGACCTCGACCACCACGCCCTCGACGCCGACCAGGGCCACCGAACACGTACGCGCGAATCCCATCAGGCCACCCCCCGCGCGTGCTCGACCACGGGCGCGCCGCGGTCGGGGAGGAGGACGCCGATCAGGTCGATGCGGACGCCGCCGGGTGGTGCCCCGCCGTGTTCCTGGACCCAGCGTTCGGCCAGGCCTCGCAGCCGCTGGGCCTTGACCGGTGTGACGGCCGCCATCGGGTGCTCGAAGGCGCCCGCTTTGCGGGTCTTGACCTCGCAGACGACCAGCGCATCGCCGTCGCGGGCCACGATGTCGATCTCGCCGGTCCTGCC containing:
- a CDS encoding YraN family protein, with product MSTSKARSALGKYGEDLAARRLTETGMTVLARNWRSGRTGEIDIVARDGDALVVCEVKTRKAGAFEHPMAAVTPVKAQRLRGLAERWVQEHGGAPPGGVRIDLIGVLLPDRGAPVVEHARGVA